A genome region from Macaca fascicularis isolate 582-1 chromosome 3, T2T-MFA8v1.1 includes the following:
- the ORAI2 gene encoding protein orai-2 isoform X3 yields the protein MVEVQLETQYQYPRPLLIAFSACTTVLVAVHLFALLISTCILPNVEAVSNIHNLNSISESPHERMHPYIELAWGFSTVLGILLFLAEVVLLCWIKFLPVDARRQPGPPPGPGSHTGWQAALVSTIIMVPVGLIFVVFTIHFYRSLVRHKTERHNREIEELHKLKVQLDGHERSLQVV from the coding sequence ATGGTGGAGGTGCAGCTGGAGACGCAGTACCAGTACCCTCGGCCGCTGTTGATTGCCTTCAGCGCCTGCACCACGGTGCTGGTGGCCGTGCACCTGTTCGCCCTCCTCATCAGCACCTGCATCCTGCCCAACGTGGAGGCCGTGAGCAACATCCACAACCTGAACTCCATCAGCGAGTCTCCGCATGAGCGCATGCACCCCTACATCGAGCTGGCCTGGGGCTTCTCCACCGTGCTAGGCATCCTGCTCTTCTTGGCCGAGGTGGTGCTGCTCTGCTGGATCAAGTTCCTCCCTGTGGACGCCCGGCGCCAGCCTGGCCCCCCGCCCGGCCCCGGGAGCCACACGGGCTGGCAGGCCGCGCTGGTGTCCACCATCATCATGGTGCCCGTGGGCCTCATCTTCGTGGTCTTCACCATCCACTTCTACCGCTCTCTGGTGCGCCACAAAACGGAGCGCCACAACCGCGAGATCGAGGAGCTCCACAAGCTCAAGGTCCAGCTGGACGGGCATGAGCGCAGCCTGCAGGTCGTGTGA